The sequence TGGTCATGGCCAAGCGGGTCGCGCCGCACGTTCACTCGTTCATCGAGATCGATTTCTCGGCGGTCGACCGCATCCGGTCCGCCAACAAGGCCCGCTGGGCGGCACAGGGCGCGCGCGTCAGCTACACGGCCTTCGTGGCGTGGGCGGTATCGCGTGTGCTGCGTGACTTTCCTATGGTCAACTCTGCGGTCTCGGGAAACAACGTGATCTACCGAGGCAACGTGAACCTAGGGATGGCGGTCGACCTCAACCCGGGCTTGATCGTTCCAGTGATCCACGACGCGGACCACCTGGGGCTCATCGGGATCGGCAACAAGATCGTCGACGTGGCAACGCGCGCGCGCGACCGACAGCTCATGCCGGCCGAGATTCAGGGTGCGACGTTCACCATCACGAACCCCGGGGTGCTAGGTACGCTGGTGGGACTCCCGATCATCCCCAAGGGGACATCGGCCATCCTCGGCACGGGCGCGATCGAAAAGCGCGTCGTGGTGGTCTCGGACTCGGAGACCGGGGCCGATTCAATGGCGATCCGGAAGCGGTCACTCTTCTCACTGGCGTACGATCATCGCATCGTGGACGGCGCGGACTCCGCGCGCTTCCTTTCCGCCCTCAAGGAGATGCTCGAGAGCTTCCCCGAGGACGCATGATCGCGGAGCATGAGCGCACAGCGTAGGACCCTGGCGCTACGAGAGCTGGGAGTCGTTCCGTATGCTGAAGGACTCGAGTTACAAGCCGAGTTGGTGAGCAAGCGGCGGGCCGCCGACATCCCCGACACGCTTCTACTTCTGGAACACCCGCACGTTCTTACGCTCGGTTCGAGCTCTGACCCGGCTCATGTCCTTGCGGACCGGACCGAGCGGGATCGCCTGGGCATCGAGCTCTTCAAGTCGGGAAGGGGCGGGGACGTCACGTATCACGGACCCGGCCAGCTCGTGGCATACCCGATCTTGGACCTCAAGCCAGACCGCAAGGACCTGCACCGCTACCTGAGAGACCTGGAGACCGTGCTGATCGGAGTGGCGGCGTCATTCGACGTCCAAGCCGAGCGAAGCGAAGGTCTGACCGGTGTGTGGACCGAGATGGGGAAGCTCGCCGCGATCGGTGTCAGAG comes from Gemmatimonadota bacterium and encodes:
- the lipB gene encoding lipoyl(octanoyl) transferase LipB: MSAQRRTLALRELGVVPYAEGLELQAELVSKRRAADIPDTLLLLEHPHVLTLGSSSDPAHVLADRTERDRLGIELFKSGRGGDVTYHGPGQLVAYPILDLKPDRKDLHRYLRDLETVLIGVAASFDVQAERSEGLTGVWTEMGKLAAIGVRVSSGWITSHGVALNVSTDLDYFGTIVPCGISDRDVTSLQRELGRPVSVPEASESFVERFADVFSCDILVA